ATTAAATGAACGCAAATGAATTTATTATGCTCTTTTTATGCGATAAGGAATGTGTTTCGATAGTCTGTGATTCATTGGCAGGATGTTGTCTTCATCAACTCTTACAATGATTACCAAATCGTTGTCTTAAATATGCCTGATGCTCAACATCAGTTTCTTGTGTTAATGCCAGGCGTAAATACTCTAATCTCCCAACACAAAACTGAACACGATTTAAACTTAAGACCCCATCGGAGTATTGCTCGATTGCAGAAATTAATTCTTCTATATAAAAAACATTATGAGGTTTGGCACTTTTAAACACGGCTTCCCCACTAAAAACCACGATATTATGGATATACTGTGGTTCTATGAAATCAAAGGTCTTTTGAATGGCTTTAACGTGTTTATAATTCTGATGGATGGGATTTTGAAAGCTGAATTTATCGTAATAGAGCGATTGAGACCAGCTCCTTGAGTTGGCTTTAGCGAATATCCATCCCTTGTAATGCTTTGTTTCTATAACGAATATGCCTTTTGTTGTAATTAGAATATGATCGATTTGAGTTGTGGAACCATCCTCTAAACGTAAAGTAATATTGCTTAGAACATGAGCGTCTTTGTTTTGGCAATACTTTGCTAAAGCGTGCCTGACTCTAGCTTCACCGCAATTTTCAGCTGCCCGTTTACGATATCGTCCGGCAATATAACCAAATACTATACCTAGAAAAATTAATGAGACTAAACTAAAGATTTCAAGATCAACCATACATCTTACCTCCAACAAGCACATTATTTTAACAGTGCCAATCGATATTTTCCAATTTGGTCAAACCCAAGCGCTTGGTATGCGCATATAGCGAAATTATCATTGGTGAATAAAATGGCTCTTTTGACTTGTCGTTTGGCAGCTTGTTTGAGGCAAAGGTACACAGCGATTCTGGCAAAACCTTTATTTCTTAATGAAGGAGGAGTATAAACGGGGCCTATCTGTACAATATCAGGTAGATTGGCATTAAATCCACATAAGGAAACAGGGGTGTTATTTACAAATAAAACCCATCGATTTTGGCTAAGCTGCGTATCTTGAATTTCATCAATAATGGATTGTTCCAGTGTGGGATTATCAGCATTGTCCCCGAGTGCTTCAATATGATAAGCGATAAGCCATTCTTTGATGATATCCGTGTCGCAATCTTGCACTGGTTTGAGGGTGCAGCTATATGAATGAATTGCTTGAGGTATCGTCATTTTGTCGAGATTAAGTAAGAATAATTTTTCCTGATAATTAATGGCAAATAGGGACGCTTCCAGGTTTAGCTTATCGATGACAAAGCCTGCCTGGGTGTCTTCTCCCAGTATTCCAGCTATTGGCCTTGTTCTTTTAAGCTCAAATTCTTCTACTAACGCTGATAATACAGAAAAATTTTCAGTTTGC
This Legionella sp. MW5194 DNA region includes the following protein-coding sequences:
- a CDS encoding nuclease-related domain-containing protein — translated: MVDLEIFSLVSLIFLGIVFGYIAGRYRKRAAENCGEARVRHALAKYCQNKDAHVLSNITLRLEDGSTTQIDHILITTKGIFVIETKHYKGWIFAKANSRSWSQSLYYDKFSFQNPIHQNYKHVKAIQKTFDFIEPQYIHNIVVFSGEAVFKSAKPHNVFYIEELISAIEQYSDGVLSLNRVQFCVGRLEYLRLALTQETDVEHQAYLRQRFGNHCKS
- a CDS encoding GNAT family N-acetyltransferase, translating into MIVIKRLDELHINELSSYLNHYQETTMFIRNNLYHSGITYQDAPFHGEYYGSFEKNKINGVLAHYWNGNVMMQTENFSVLSALVEEFELKRTRPIAGILGEDTQAGFVIDKLNLEASLFAINYQEKLFLLNLDKMTIPQAIHSYSCTLKPVQDCDTDIIKEWLIAYHIEALGDNADNPTLEQSIIDEIQDTQLSQNRWVLFVNNTPVSLCGFNANLPDIVQIGPVYTPPSLRNKGFARIAVYLCLKQAAKRQVKRAILFTNDNFAICAYQALGFDQIGKYRLALLK